In Alkalihalobacillus sp. FSL W8-0930, a single window of DNA contains:
- a CDS encoding metalloregulator ArsR/SmtB family transcription factor — MQLSRIVNFHKVMGDKTRIQIVSMLKKGPLHGQAIAGKLGLKAPTISHHMAKLKEIDVVRQVRDKNTVYYHLNEKTLMALALAVTKIGENEMNQDFHVTDDQKLAVIKNFFNAQNQLKTFPAQRKKKLIVLEYMLRGIKDGESYSEKEINEHIQQYFADYAIIRREWIICHFMNRNEGVYQLNPREMWLT; from the coding sequence ATGCAATTAAGTCGGATTGTTAACTTTCATAAGGTCATGGGGGACAAAACTCGAATTCAGATCGTCTCCATGTTAAAAAAGGGACCCCTGCACGGTCAGGCGATCGCAGGTAAACTTGGATTAAAAGCGCCAACCATATCTCATCACATGGCAAAATTAAAAGAGATAGATGTAGTTAGACAGGTTAGAGATAAGAACACAGTGTACTATCATCTTAACGAAAAAACGTTAATGGCCCTTGCTTTGGCTGTAACGAAGATTGGGGAGAATGAAATGAACCAGGATTTTCACGTAACTGACGATCAAAAATTGGCTGTCATCAAAAATTTCTTTAATGCACAAAATCAGCTTAAAACCTTTCCAGCACAGCGGAAAAAGAAGCTGATTGTTTTGGAGTATATGCTCCGAGGAATAAAGGACGGAGAGTCCTATAGCGAAAAAGAAATCAACGAGCATATTCAGCAGTACTTTGCAGATTATGCAATCATTCGCCGCGAATGGATCATCTGCCATTTCATGAATCGGAACGAGGGTGTGTATCAGCTGAATCCACGGGAGATGTGGTTGACCTAG
- a CDS encoding CAP domain-containing protein, whose amino-acid sequence MNFKKIVVSSAAAAAITAVGFLGQADAASNTHVSGPYVIQFDAQDAQQAFNCLAKFPGAETINFENGQWVIDFFNQFDFEQAAEQPGAEVVEEPEQAEEVVEEEAVEAPAPVEEDVQAEEEAPQEEAAPQEDADTDAAEFSAEEQQMLDSVNKERESVGLSPLKADPELAEVARVKAQDMIDNNYFDHNSPTYGSPFQMMDQFGIEYRTAGENLAGNQTVEAAHQALMNSQGHRENILKADYTNVGIGIVDGGPYGKMFVQMFKG is encoded by the coding sequence ATGAATTTCAAGAAAATCGTAGTATCATCTGCTGCAGCAGCGGCAATCACAGCAGTAGGTTTTTTAGGACAAGCTGATGCAGCTTCCAATACACACGTAAGTGGTCCTTACGTAATCCAATTTGACGCTCAAGATGCACAGCAAGCGTTTAATTGTCTTGCAAAATTCCCTGGAGCTGAAACTATCAATTTCGAAAACGGTCAATGGGTGATTGATTTCTTTAATCAATTTGATTTCGAACAAGCAGCTGAGCAGCCAGGAGCAGAAGTAGTAGAAGAGCCTGAGCAAGCTGAAGAAGTAGTAGAAGAAGAGGCAGTGGAAGCACCTGCTCCAGTTGAAGAAGACGTTCAAGCAGAAGAGGAAGCTCCACAAGAAGAAGCAGCTCCACAAGAAGATGCTGATACGGATGCAGCAGAATTCTCAGCAGAAGAGCAACAAATGCTAGATTCAGTTAACAAAGAACGCGAAAGTGTTGGTCTTTCTCCACTTAAAGCTGACCCGGAGCTAGCTGAAGTAGCACGCGTAAAAGCACAAGACATGATCGATAATAACTACTTTGATCATAACTCTCCAACATACGGTTCACCATTCCAAATGATGGATCAGTTCGGAATCGAGTATCGTACAGCTGGTGAAAACCTTGCTGGAAACCAAACAGTAGAAGCAGCTCACCAAGCACTAATGAACTCACAAGGTCACCGTGAGAATATCTTAAAAGCTGACTACACAAATGTTGGAATCGGTATTGTTGATGGCGGTCCTTACGGTAAAATGTTTGTTCAAATGTTCAAAGGTTAA
- a CDS encoding cell wall hydrolase, with translation MVEAKSTHTIKKGETLSSISDQYAIPTAAIKRSNQLSSTNIVAGDTLTIPTSVSANEKELLARLVHAEAKGEPYAGKVAVATVVLNRVDSDLFPDNVNDVVYERSASGHYAFSPVLDGSISNKADSESIRAVEEALQFRGQGQNSLYFYNPTTATSKWVSTREQTLVIGDHVFAK, from the coding sequence ATGGTCGAAGCAAAATCAACTCATACCATTAAAAAGGGAGAAACCCTTTCATCTATAAGCGATCAATATGCCATCCCAACGGCTGCAATAAAAAGAAGTAATCAACTTTCCTCTACTAATATTGTCGCTGGTGATACATTAACGATCCCTACTTCTGTTTCCGCAAATGAAAAGGAATTGTTAGCACGCCTTGTGCACGCAGAAGCTAAAGGTGAGCCATATGCAGGTAAGGTAGCTGTAGCAACGGTTGTACTAAACCGTGTTGATAGTGATTTATTCCCTGACAATGTCAATGATGTTGTATATGAGAGAAGCGCATCCGGACATTACGCGTTCTCACCGGTTTTAGATGGTTCTATCTCGAATAAAGCAGACAGTGAATCCATTCGTGCGGTAGAAGAAGCTCTTCAATTTAGAGGACAAGGACAAAATTCCTTATACTTCTATAACCCAACTACGGCAACAAGTAAGTGGGTTTCCACTCGCGAACAAACGCTTGTCATTGGTGATCATGTATTTGCTAAATAA